The following proteins are encoded in a genomic region of Glycine soja cultivar W05 chromosome 17, ASM419377v2, whole genome shotgun sequence:
- the LOC114393952 gene encoding GTP-binding protein YPTM2, which yields MNPEYDYLFKLLLIGDSGVGKSCLLLRFADDSYLDSYISTIGVDFKIRTVEQDGKTIKLQIWDTAGQERFRTITSSYYRGAHGIIVVYDVTDQESFNNVKQWLNEIDRYASENVNKLLVGNKCDLTANKVVSSETAKAFADEIGIPFMETSAKNATNVEQAFMAMAAEIKNRMASQPVNNARPPTVQIRGQPVNQKAGCCST from the exons ATGAATCCCGAATA CGATTATTTGTTCAAGCTTTTGCTGATTGGAGATTCTGGTGTAGGCAAGTCATGTCTTCTCCTGAGGTTTGCT GATGATTCATACCTTGACAGCTATATCAGTACCATTGGAGTGGACTTT AAAATCCGCACTGTGGAGCAGGATGGGAAGactattaaacttcaaatt TGGGACACTGCGGGTCAGGAACGTTTCCGGACAATCACTAGCAGCTACTATCGTGGGGCTCATGGCATTATT gttGTTTATGATGTCACTGACCAAGAGAGCTTCAACAATGTTAAGCAGTGGCTGAATGAAATTGACCGTTATGCAAGTGAAAATGTTAACAAGCTTCTAGTTGGAAACAAGTGTGATCTTACGGCAAATAAAGTTGTGTCCTCTGAGACAGCAAAG gCATTTGCTGATGAAATTGGAATTCCTTTCATGGAAACTAGTGCTAAAAATGCCACCAATGTTGAACAGGCTTTCATGGCCATGGCTGCTGAAATTAAAAACAG AATGGCAAGCCAACCAGTGAACAATGCCAGGCCTCCAACAGTTCAAATTCGAGGACAGCCAGTGAACCAGAAGGCTGGTTGCTGCTCGACTTAG
- the LOC114393267 gene encoding putative glycerol-3-phosphate transporter 4, giving the protein MSRHCDCCCGGIPPGLLLIRGKQWNLQTYRYMVLLTTFIAYACYHASRKPTGIVKSVLCPEHKGTNQGWSPFNGHDGTSKLGEIDVAFLACYSMGMYVAGHLGDSLDLRLFLTTGMVGSGIFVSLFGMGYFWNMHSFLFYLSMQMIAGMFQATGWPSVVAVIGNWFGKRKRGLIMGVWNAHTSVGNISGSLLAASVLEYGWGWSFVVPGVVIVLGGVLVYLFLAPYPEDVGFSCVHGGGGGGDEEAQVNGVKKGGGGGGVAPPTREGSVNRKSVGLVEACMIPGVIPFALCLFFAKLVAYTFLYWLPFYLTQTEIGGKYISVKSAGNLSALFDVGGIFGGILAGYVSDKLNARAITAASFMYAAIPSMLLYRHYGSVSMNANIGLMMVSGLFVNGPYALITTAVSADLGTHSSLKGDSRALATVTAIIDGTGSVGAALGPLLTGFISSRGWDEVFMMLVLGAFIAGLLLSRLIIAEIAERSGKPLSSGQQNPEATASQPLLEER; this is encoded by the exons ATGTCTCGGCACTGCGATTGTTGTTGTGGCGGAATCCCACCGGGGCTTCTACTAATCCGAGGAAAACAATGGAACCTCCAAACATATCGCTACATGGTTCTCCTCACCACCTTCATCGCTTACGCCTGCTACCACGCGTCGAGAAAACCCACCGGAATAGTGAAAAGCGTGTTATGCCCCGAACACAAAGGAACAAACCAGGGTTGGAGCCCATTCAACGGCCACGATGGAACGTCGAAGCTAGGTGAAATCGACGTGGCGTTCTTAGCGTGCTACTCGATGGGTATGTACGTGGCAGGTCACTTAGGAGACTCCCTCGACCTTCGCTTGTTCCTGACAACCGGAATGGTCGGTAGCGGGATATTCGTATCACTCTTCGGAATGGGGTACTTCTGGAACATGCACTCTTTTTTGTTCTACCTTTCAATGCAAATGATTGCTGGCATGTTTCAGGCTACCGGGTGGCCTTCGGTTGTGGCGGTTATCGGTAACTGGTTCgggaagagaaagagagggCTCATAATGGGGGTTTGGAACGCGCATACCTCGGTGGGTAACATTAGTGGATCCCTTCTTGCGGCGAGTGTTTTGGAGTATGGTTGGGGTTGGTCTTTTGTTGTGCCTGGTGTGGTGATTGTTCTTGGTGGGGTTCTTGTGTATTTGTTTCTGGCTCCTTATCCCGAGGATGTTGGGTTCTCTTGTGTTCAtgggggtggtggtggtggtgatgaagAGGCTCAGGTGAATGGTGTGAAAAAAGGTGGCGGTGGCGGTGGTGTTGCTCCTCCTACTAGAGAAGGCTCTGTGAATAGAAAAAGCGTTGGGCTTGTTGAGGCGTGCATGATTCCTGGTGTTATACCTTTTGCGCTGTGTCTTTTCTTCGCCAAGCTTGTTGCCTACACGTTCTTGTATTGGTTGCCCTTTTACTTGACTCAGACAG AAATTGGTGGGAAGTATATCTCTGTTAAGTCTGCTGGGAACCTTTCAGCCTTGTTCGATGTAGGGGGCATTTTTGGGGGTATTCTTGCTGGCTACGTATCTGATAAACTCAATGCCCGTGCTATAACTGCGGCCAGCTTCATGTATGCAGCGATTCCTTCTATGCTTTTATACCGGCATTACGGAAGTGTTTCTATGAATGCCAACATTGGACTTATGATGGTGTCTGGATTATTTGTAAATGGACCTTATGCACTTATCACCACTGCTGTCTCTGCTGACTTGGGTACACATAGTTCTCTCAAAGGAGATTCTCGTGCTCTAGCTACAGTCACTGCTATTATAGATGGTACTGGATCTGTTGGTGCAGCTCTTGGCCCTCTTCTCACTGGGTTCATTTCATCGAGGGGATGGGATGAAGTTTTCATGATGTTAGTTCTTGGTGCTTTTATTGCGGGGCTTCTTTTGTCGCGTTTGATCATAGCAGAAATTGCAGAGAGAAGTGGCAAACCTTTATCAAGTGGACAGCAAAACCCAGAAG CCACTGCATCTCAACCGCTTCTGGAGGAAAGGTGA
- the LOC114392637 gene encoding vesicle-associated protein 2-1-like — MTASASNSLITVNPDELRFQFELEKQTYCDLKVLNNTENYVAFKVKTTSPKKYFVRPNTGVVHPWDLCIIRVTLQAQQEYPPDMQCKDKFLLQSTIVNPNTDVDDLPPDTFNKDGEKSIEDMKLRVVYISPMSPQGSTEDDTVKNSTQKLDANSSETVQRLKEERDAYVLQSRQLQQELDILKRRNRRGDSGFSFTFAVFVGLIGLLCGLLLKLSLSSPPTE; from the exons ATGACAGCTTCTGCTTCAAATTCGTTGATAACCGTTAACCCTGATGAACTTCGCTTCCAAT TTGAGTTGGAGAAGCAAACATATTGCGATCTTAAAGTTCTGAATAACACAGAGAACTACGTTGCCTTTAAG GTCAAAACCACTTCACCAAAGAAGTACTTTGTACGACCTAATACCGGTGTTGTACATCCATGGGACCTATGTATCATCAGAG TCACCCTCCAGGCTCAACAAGAATACCCTCCAGACATGCAATGCAAAGACAAGTTTCTCTTGCAGAGTACAATAGTGAATCCAAACACTGATGTTGACGATCTTCCGCCAGATACT TTTAATAAGGATGGCGAAAAGTCGATAGAGGATATGAAACTAAGAGTGGTATATATCTCTCCTATGTCACCCCAAGGAAGCACAGAAGATGACACAGTGAAGAATTCAACTCAAAAACTTGATGCTAATTCT AGTGAAACCGTGCAGCGCCTGAAGGAGGAAAGAGATGCCTACGTCTTACAATCACGGCAACTGCAGCAGGAACTG GACATTCTGAAAAGAAGAAATCGTAGAGGCGATTCAGGCTTTTCCTTCACTTTTGCCGTGTTTGTGGGTCTCATTGGATTATTGTGTGGTTTGCTTTTAAAACTTTCATTGTCTTCACCACCTACAGAATGA
- the LOC114393109 gene encoding bax inhibitor 1-like, whose amino-acid sequence MDTFFKSPSSSSSRSSWSYDTLKNFREISPLVQNHIKLVYFTLCCAVVAAAVGAFLHVLWNIGGFLTTVASIGSMFWLLSTPPFEEQKRLSLLMASALFQGASIGPLIGLAFAIDPGLIIGAFVATSLAFACFSAVALVARRREYLYLGGLLSSWLSILMWLHSDSSLFGGSIALFKFELYFGLLVFVGYVIVDTQVIIERAHFGDLDYVKHALTLFTDLAAIFVRILNIMLNNSSKRNEKKRRRD is encoded by the exons ATGGACACTTTCTTCAAGTCCCCATCGTCTTCTTCTTCTAGAAGCAGCTGGAGTTACGATACTCTCAAGAATTTCCGCGAGATCTCTCCGCTCGTTCAGAATCACATCAAACtg GTTTATTTTACGTTATGTTGCGCTGTGGTGGCTGCTGCTGTTGGAGCCTTCCTTCATGTTCTGTGGAACATTGGCGGTTTTCTCACCACGGTGGCTTCCATTGGGAGCATGTTTTGGTTGCTATCTACACCCCCTTTTGAAGAG caAAAGAGGTTGTCTCTGTTGATGGCTTCGGCCCTGTTTCAGGGTGCTTCCATTGGACCTCTGATTGGTTTGGCTTTTGCCATTGATCCTGG CCTTATCATTGGCGCATTTGTGGCAACTTCTTTGGCTTTTGCTTGCTTTTCTGCAGTAGCCTTAGTTGCAAGGCGAAGGGAGTACCTCTACCTTGGTGGTTTGCTTTCTTCTTGGCTTTCCATTCTTATGTGGTTGCACTCTGATTCCTCTCTCTTTGGGGGCTCTATAGCTCTATTCAAATTTGAG TTGTACTTTGGGCTTTTGGTGTTTGTGGGCTACGTTATAGTAGACACTCAAGTAATCATTGAGAGGGCTCACTTTGGTGACCTGGATTATGTTAAGCATGCATTGACACTGTTCACTGATTTGGCTGCAATCTTTGTGCGAATTCTTAATATAATG TTGAATAATTCATCTAAGAGAAAtgagaagaagaggaggagagATTAA